The following is a genomic window from Stenotrophomonas maltophilia.
GCGCGGCAACAGGCTGATGCCGATGCCATCGGCCACCGCGCCCTGGATGCCGCTGAGCGAGGAGCTGGTGAAGGCGATGCGCCAGCGCAGGCCCAACGCTTCCACTGCGTGGATCATTTCGTCGCGGTACAACCCACGTGGCGGGAAGGTGACCAGCGGCAGCGGGTCCTGCAGCAGGCAGCTGCTGCGCAGGCTGTCGATCCAGTGCATCGGTTCGCGCCGGCAATGCACGGCCTGGCGGCTGTTGCGGCGTTGCTTGACCAGCACCAGGTCCAGTTCGCCATGGTCGAAGCCGTGGGCCAGGTCGCGGCTGAGGCCGCTGCTGATTTCCAGCTTGACCTGCGGGTGGCGGCGGCTGAAGGCCGCCAGCATCCGCGTGGTCTGCGCGTTGACGAAGTCCTCCGGCACGCCGATGCGGACGGCGGTTTCCACGGTGGCGCCGGCCAGGGCCTGGGCCATTTCCTCGTTCAGGTCGAGCATGCGTCGCGCGTAGCCGAGCAGGGTGTGGCCGGCGTCGGTCGGGTGCACGTCGCGGTGGCCGCGTTCGAGCAGGCGATGCCCGGCCAGTTCCTCCAAACGCCGCACCTTCTGGCTGACCGTGGACTGGGTCGAATGCAGGCGCGTGGCGGCTGTGGTGAAGCTGCCGCAGTCGGCCACCATCACCAGCGCCCGCAGCAGGTCCAGCTCGAACAGTGTTCTATTCGATTTGGCACTGTCTGGCATTTGAACATTTCACTTCTGGATACCCGGGCCGACTTCTACCATGCGGGACAACGACCGGCAATGCCCGGCCATCGCGCGCGCCGCGCGGTACCGGACAGGAGGAGACACCGACATGCGCTTTCATCGTTGCCCTGCCTGGCTGGCGCCGTTGCCGCGTGTGCTGCTGTTGTGCCTGCTGGCTCTGGTGACTCCCGCCTGCACCGCCACCCCCAGGGCCGAGGCCGATGCCCAGCTGCGCGATGCCGCCCGCCGTGGCGATGCCGAGGCCGTGCGCGAGGCGATCACGCAGGGTGCTGATCTGGAGGCCCGCGACGGGCAGGGGCGCACCGCACTGCTGCTGGCTACCCATGGCAACAACGTGGATGCCGCGCGTGAACTGATCGAGGCCGGGGCCGACGTCAACGCCAAGGATGCGTTGCAGGACAGCGCCTACCTGTATGCCGGCGCGCGTGGCCTCGATGAAATCCTGGCGATGACCCTGGCGCACGGCGCCGACCTGCGCAGCACCAACCGCTATGGCGGCACCGCGCTGATTCCGGCGGCCGAGCGCGGTCACGTCGCCACGGTGCGCATGCTGCTGCGCGCAGGCGTGGCGGTAGATCATGTCAACCGCCTGGGCTGGACCGCACTGCAGGAAGCGATCCTGCTCGGCGATGGCGGGCCGCGTCATGTACAGATCGTGCAGCTGCTGCTGGACGCCGGCGCCGACCCCGAGCTGGCCGATGGCGATGGCGTGACCCCGCTGGCCCACGCGCGTCAGCGTGGCTACCCGCAGATTGAAGCCCTGCTGCGCCAGCACGGCGCGGCACGCTGAAGCCCGACCCCTTCCACCCCGCACGCTGGGCGTGCCCACCAGGATGCTGTCCATGTTCCGTTCCCGTCCGCTGTCCTTCGCCATTCTTCTTGCCGTTGCACCGCTGTCGGCCGCAGCGGCCGAGCGCGCCGACCTGCTGATCCGCAATGCCACCGTGGTCGATGTCGAGCACGCCCGCAGCCTGGCGGGGCAGAGCGTGGTGATCCGTGGCGAGGACATCGTCGCGGTCGGCCCGGACGCGCAGCTGCGTACCCAGTGGAAGACCGCCCGCCAGCTCGATGCGCAGGGCAAGTACCTGATTCCCGGCCTGTGGGACATGCATGTGCACTTCGGCGGTGGCCCGGCGTTGATCGAAGAGAACAAGGCGCTGCTGCCGCTGTATATCGCCCATGGCATCACCACCGTGCGTGACTGCTCCGGCGACCTGCCCGAGCAGGTGCTGCAATGGCGTGGCGAGATCGCCAGGGGCACGCTGTTCGGCCCGCGCCTGCTCAGCTCGGGCGCGAAGATCGAAGGCATCAAGCCGGTCTGGAAGGGCACGATCGAAGTGGGCAGCGAGGGCGATGTGGACAAGGCCATCACCCGCCTGCAGCACGACAAGGTCGATTTCGTGAAGATCACCGACAGCACGCTGAAGCCGGAGCTGTTCCTGTACTCGGCCAGCGCCGCGCGCAAGGCGGGTTTCAAGGCCTCCGGCCATATTCCGATGGCACTGACCGTGGAGCAGGCGGTCGACGCCGGCCTGGCCTCGATCGAGCACCTGGATTATGCGTTCAAGGCCGGCAGCAAGGACGAGGCGCAGATCGCCGCTGACTTCGGTGCAGGCCGCATCGACCGTGCTGAAGCCAACCGCCGGCTCGACGCCAGTTTCGACCGCGACACCGCGATGCATGCCTATCGTGACTTCGCCAAGCGCGGTGTGTTCGTCACGCCCACGCTCAACGGTGGCCGCATCCTCGACTTCCTCGACCAGGATGACCATGCCGACGATCCGTACCTGGCGTACATCGGCCCGGGTCTGCGCGCGACCTACCAGTGGCGCGTGGACCGTGCGGCCAAGGCCACGCCGGCACAGATCGAAGCCCGGCACGCGCAGTACCACCAGGTGGCGGCGGTGCTGCCGCTGCTGCAGGAGGCCGGTGTGACGATCATCGCCGGCACCGATGCCGGCTTCCTCAACTCATACAATTTCCCAGGCATCGCCCTGCACCAGGAACTGCAGCTGTTCGTGAAGGAGGGCCTGAGCGCACCGCAGGCACTGTCGGCGGCAACCCGTTCCGGCCCGGCCTGGTTCGGACAGATGGATCGCTACGGCGGCATCGCGCAGGGCAAGGCGGCCGACCTGGTGCTGCTGACCGCCAATCCGCTGCGGGACATCGCCGCCACCGAAAAGATCGACAGCGTGATCCTGCGCGGCAACGTGTATGACCGAGCAGCGCTGGACAAGATGCTGGCCGATACCAAGGCCAAGGTGGCCGCGTGGAATGCCGAGTCTGCCAAGGCAAACTGATGGCCCTGGGGTCGGATCCCCTTCTTTCGGAAAGGGATCCGACCCCCTCATCGATTGACGCCCTTGCTTCCGGCACGGGAAGGATCGGGCACGGGCGCCTAGCATGGTGGCCGGTTCCCGTTCGACGCCGTGCATGTCCGTTGCCCCCGCCTGTGTGTTGCCTGCCCCCGAAGCACCGTTGTCGTTGCCGCGCCCACGCGTGGTCATGCTGGGGTTGTGGGCGCTGCTGATCGCCACCGCGGTGCCGGCGGTGCACCTAAGCCAGCAACCGGGTGGCCTGGTGTCGGCGGCGTTGTTCATCGTCGGTGCCGAGCTGCCCTGGATGCTGGCGACGCCAGCGCTGTGGGCGGCCTGCCGGCGCTGGCCCTTGCCGGGACGGCGCCCCCTGATCGGCTGGTTGTTGCTGGGCCTGCTGCTGACACCGGCATTGACTGCGCTGGGCTGGGGGCTGGGCCATCTGCTGCTGCAGCTGTGGCAGGCGCAGCCGCTGCCGTCGTCGCGCCAGGTGGCCCGAGCAATCGGCATTACCACGCTGTTCGCCTTTCCCACCTTCATCGCAGTGGCCGGTACCGGTCACGGCCTGGCCTGGTTGCAGCGGCTGAACGCACAATCGCAGGCCCTGCGGCTGGCCCGCGAAGTCGCACTGCGGCAACACCTCCAGCACCATTTCCTGTTCAACGCGCTCAATGCCATCGGTGGCCTGGCGCTGCTGCGTCCACTGGCGGCGGACGCGGCCCTGGTGCAGTTGTCCTCGTTGCTGCGCGACACCCTGCAATGCCCGGCGCAGCGTCCGCTGGCGGATGAGCTGGGCGCTGCACAGGATTACGTGGCCCTGCAGTCGCTGTTGCATGACGAGGCGTTGCATCTGCATCTGCAGGCCAGCGCCGCGGCCCTGCACTGGCCGGTGCCGGGGCTGCTGCTGCAGCCGCTGATCGAGAACGCGGTGCTGCACAGTGGCTGGCAGGCGGGGGACCCGCTGCTGCAGATCGAACTGACAGCGGAGGTGCAGGGCAGCGTGCTGGAGGTGGCCGTGTTCAATCCCTGCCTGCGTGCTGCGCGCAACGAAGGCCTCGGCAGTGGCCTGGCCACACTGCAGCGCCGGTTGGCGATGATCGGTGGCCATCTGCAGGCCGGCCACAGTGGCAGCGGCTACAGGGTCTGCCTGTTCCTGCCGGAACAAGCGGCATGATGCGCCCATTGAGCGTGCTGCTGGTGGATGACGTGGCATTGGCACGTCACCGCCTGCGTGAGTTGCTGGCGCACATTCCGCAGGTCAGGGTCGATGCTGAAGCGGCCAGCCTGGACCAGGCGCGACAGCGGTTGCTGGGGCGACGCTTCGATCTGTTGCTGCTGGATCTGGTACTGCCCGATGGCCGCGGCTGGGAACTGCCGGCGCAGCAGCCTGCGCTGGCCGCGCACACCATCTTCGTGACGGCGCTGCCACAGCATGCGCTGCAGGCCTTTGAGCTGGGGGTGGCCGACTATCTGCTCAAGCCGGTCGCGCTGCCACGACTACAGGAAGCGATCACGCGGGTGCGTCGCCTGGCCGGGCTGCTCGACGATGGGCAGGCCAATACGCAGGTTCTGGCCGTGCCGGCCGTGGGTGGAACGCAGTACGTACCGTTGGCGCAGATCGACTACATCGACATGGCCGGGCACTATGCGTGCGTCCACGTCGGGCAGCGCCTGCATCTGCTGCGCGAGACGATCGCGCGGTTGGCCGAGCGCCTGGCGCCGGGCGGCCTGCTGCGCGTGCATCGCTCGGTGCTGGTCAATCCGTTGCGCGTGCAGGGCGTGGTCGAGCGTCACAACGGGGATGCGCTGCTTGAGCTGGCCGGAGGCGTGCAGGTGCCGGTCAGTCGCAGCTATCGCACCGCCTTGGCGTCCGCTCTGGAGGCGCGGCTGAAACACGGTTGAGGCCAGCCGCGGCACGGTTGGCACCATCGACGCCGGTTCCTGCGGTACATGCCGCTCCCTCCGGGCACCCTCTCCCTTTTGCGGACGAGGGCAGGACATGCGGAAACGAGCGGGGTGGGGGTGGTTGCTGTGTGCGCTGGCGATCCCGGCGATGGCCGATGTCCGCGTTGAGGTTGATGACCAGCACGGGCGTGCCGATCGTACTCCGGTGATCAAGGTCGAGGGCCTTGCCGTTGCCGAGACGGTGCGCCTGCGCCTGTCGATGCAGGACAGCCGGGGCCAGCGCTGGCAGTCAGAGGCCGTGCTGCGTGCCGATCTGCGTGGCCAGGTTGATAGCACCGGCAGCGGATCGGAGCAGGGCAGCTACCGGGGCATCGATGCGGGCGGACTGATCTGGTCGATGCAGCCGCAGCAGGGGCGCGCCAGTGCAATGCCGCTGCATTGGCAACGCGCAGCTGATGGCATGGGCTTCCTGCCGCAGACGTTCGAACTGGAAGTTGAGCAGGCCGGTTCAGTCGTTGCACGGCAGACCCTGCAACGTCACCTGATGCTGCCTGGGGTGCGGGTGCAACGGGTCGACATCGGCGGGCGCGAGGCGCATCTGTACCTGCCAGCGGACAGGCCCGCCCGGACACGAGGGCCGGCGCTGGTGACGCTGGGTGGCGCGGAAGGCGGCTTCGAGGGCGGCGACCAGTACGCCGCCTGGTTGGCCAGCAATGGCTACATCGCCGTGTCGATTGCCTGGTATCGCGGGCCCGGTGTGCCCAAGGACCTGATTGACGTGCCGCTGGAGACCATCGCTGATGCGGTGCGCTGGCTTCAGCGGCAGCCTGGCGTGGATCCACAAAGGGTCGGTCTGCTGGGCGGTTCCTGGGGCGGGATTGCGACCATGGCCACCGCCGTCCATCTGCCCACGCTGCGTGCGGCGGTGTCCTGGGTGGGCAGTCCGGCTCCGTTCCGTGGCATTGCGCGCGACGTTGCCCCGGCCGATTTCAGGGCCGTGGATCGCTCACCCCTGAGTTGGCAGGGCAAACCGCTGGCGTGGCTGCCGTATCGGGAGGAAGTGGACTGGGGACGACCGGGGCCGCAGTGGGCGCCGGCATTGCAGGCGGCGATGCTGCCGATCGAAACGATCGCCGCACGGACGCTGTGGGTTGGAGGCGGCGATGACCGCCTGGGCGACTCCGGCGTGATGATGGCCGTTGCCCAGCGTCGGTTGGCCGAGGCAGGGCGAGGTGATCGCGACCGGTTCCTCTACTACCCCGATGCGGGACATCTGATCACGCCCATTCTGCAGCCGAGTTCCCATCGCCATGACGTGGGTCCGTTCCTTGAAGTCGGGGGCACCGCCGAAGGCCATGCGCGCGCCGACCGTGAAGTGGGCCCGGCCGTGCTGGCGTTCCTGGCCGAGGCGTTGTGAGTGGGCGCTAATGCGGTGCCGGCCGCATTCCGTGCAGTTGTGGCAGTGCGGCCTTCATCGCATCGATGAAGGCGCGCAGCCGTGGCGGCTGCTGGCGCGCGGCAGGAAACACCACGTGGACCGGCAGTGCCGGCGCCTGCCAGTCCGGCAGCAGCTGCACCAGGCGCCCTTGTGCCAGGTCCTCGGCAACCAGCCAAGCCGACACCACGGCCGCGCCCAACCCGGAGCGCGCGGCCTGCTGCACCACGAACAGGTTGTCGCTGAGCAGCCGTGGGCTGATCGAAAGGGTGTGCGCACGCCCCTGCGCGTCGTGCAGCAGCAGGCGTTCGCGGTAGTAGGTGACCAGCGAGATCCACGGCAGGGACTGCGCCTGTTCCGGCGAACTCACCGCCGTGTCCTGCACCAGCGACGGCGCCGCTACGACGATGCGCGGCACCTCGGCCAGTGGCAGTGCCACCATGCGTGGTTCGTCGACCGGGCCCACCCGCACCGCGCAGTCGATGCCTTCTGCGATGAAGTCCGGGCGCCGGTCTTCCAGGATCCACTCCAGGCTCAGCTGCGGGTGCCGGGCGAGGAAGGCCAGCATGGTCGGCAGCAGCTGCGCCTGGCCAAAGGCGTGCGGCACCATCACCCGCAGGCGTCCGCGCAGCGTTTCTGGTTCGCCCTGGAGTTCGGCCTGCAGCGACTCCCATTCGTCAACCACGCGTTGCGCATGGCGCTGGCAGCGCAGGCCATCTTCAGTCAGCTGCAGGCCGTGGGTGGAGCGCTGCAGCAGGCGCAGGCCCAGCTGCCGCTCCAGTGCCTGCAGGCGGCGGCTGACGGTGGGCTGGGTGGTACCCAGCTGCACGGCCGCGGCCGACAGGCTGCCCGCATCGATGATGCGCAGGAAGGTACGCAGCAGGTCCAGGCGATCGGCGCCGGTGGCGAGGTCGGTCATGCGCAATGGGTATGAAAGGTATGCGATCCAGCCTACTACAGACGTTGGATGAATAGCGGCACGATACGCCCACTTATCCCACGGAACTGCCCCATGTCTACCCCCTCGCTGTCCGTCGCCGCCGTGCCCGCGGCCGCACCGTCCACCCCCTTGGTGTTGGCGATGGCGGCCGGCGCCGGCTTCTCGGTGGCCTCGCTCTACTACAGCCAACCGATGCTGGGCCTGATCGCCCAGGATCTCGGCGCGGGGGAGCGCGCGGCCGGCCTGGTGCCGACCCTGACCCAGCTGGGGTATGCGCTGGGCATCCTGCTGCTGGCACCATTGGGTGACCGTTTCGACCGCCGCACCCTGATTCTGTTGAAGTCCGCGCTGCTGGCACTGGCATTGGGCGCGGCAGCGATGGCCGGGCACCTACCGGGCCTGCTGATGGCCAGCCTGCTGGTGGGCCTGATGGCCACGCTGGCGCAGGACATCGTGCCAGCCGCTGCGGTGCTGGCGCCGGATGCGCAGCGCGGGCAGATCGTCGGCCGGGTGATGACCGGCCTG
Proteins encoded in this region:
- a CDS encoding LysR substrate-binding domain-containing protein; amino-acid sequence: MPDSAKSNRTLFELDLLRALVMVADCGSFTTAATRLHSTQSTVSQKVRRLEELAGHRLLERGHRDVHPTDAGHTLLGYARRMLDLNEEMAQALAGATVETAVRIGVPEDFVNAQTTRMLAAFSRRHPQVKLEISSGLSRDLAHGFDHGELDLVLVKQRRNSRQAVHCRREPMHWIDSLRSSCLLQDPLPLVTFPPRGLYRDEMIHAVEALGLRWRIAFTSSSLSGIQGAVADGIGISLLPRRAVSREHRIIDGERDLPVIDNYEIGLLHRADADDAVRALASELWRQVQREPD
- a CDS encoding ankyrin repeat domain-containing protein; this encodes MRFHRCPAWLAPLPRVLLLCLLALVTPACTATPRAEADAQLRDAARRGDAEAVREAITQGADLEARDGQGRTALLLATHGNNVDAARELIEAGADVNAKDALQDSAYLYAGARGLDEILAMTLAHGADLRSTNRYGGTALIPAAERGHVATVRMLLRAGVAVDHVNRLGWTALQEAILLGDGGPRHVQIVQLLLDAGADPELADGDGVTPLAHARQRGYPQIEALLRQHGAAR
- a CDS encoding amidohydrolase family protein — encoded protein: MFRSRPLSFAILLAVAPLSAAAAERADLLIRNATVVDVEHARSLAGQSVVIRGEDIVAVGPDAQLRTQWKTARQLDAQGKYLIPGLWDMHVHFGGGPALIEENKALLPLYIAHGITTVRDCSGDLPEQVLQWRGEIARGTLFGPRLLSSGAKIEGIKPVWKGTIEVGSEGDVDKAITRLQHDKVDFVKITDSTLKPELFLYSASAARKAGFKASGHIPMALTVEQAVDAGLASIEHLDYAFKAGSKDEAQIAADFGAGRIDRAEANRRLDASFDRDTAMHAYRDFAKRGVFVTPTLNGGRILDFLDQDDHADDPYLAYIGPGLRATYQWRVDRAAKATPAQIEARHAQYHQVAAVLPLLQEAGVTIIAGTDAGFLNSYNFPGIALHQELQLFVKEGLSAPQALSAATRSGPAWFGQMDRYGGIAQGKAADLVLLTANPLRDIAATEKIDSVILRGNVYDRAALDKMLADTKAKVAAWNAESAKAN
- a CDS encoding sensor histidine kinase, encoding MSVAPACVLPAPEAPLSLPRPRVVMLGLWALLIATAVPAVHLSQQPGGLVSAALFIVGAELPWMLATPALWAACRRWPLPGRRPLIGWLLLGLLLTPALTALGWGLGHLLLQLWQAQPLPSSRQVARAIGITTLFAFPTFIAVAGTGHGLAWLQRLNAQSQALRLAREVALRQHLQHHFLFNALNAIGGLALLRPLAADAALVQLSSLLRDTLQCPAQRPLADELGAAQDYVALQSLLHDEALHLHLQASAAALHWPVPGLLLQPLIENAVLHSGWQAGDPLLQIELTAEVQGSVLEVAVFNPCLRAARNEGLGSGLATLQRRLAMIGGHLQAGHSGSGYRVCLFLPEQAA
- a CDS encoding LytR/AlgR family response regulator transcription factor, encoding MMRPLSVLLVDDVALARHRLRELLAHIPQVRVDAEAASLDQARQRLLGRRFDLLLLDLVLPDGRGWELPAQQPALAAHTIFVTALPQHALQAFELGVADYLLKPVALPRLQEAITRVRRLAGLLDDGQANTQVLAVPAVGGTQYVPLAQIDYIDMAGHYACVHVGQRLHLLRETIARLAERLAPGGLLRVHRSVLVNPLRVQGVVERHNGDALLELAGGVQVPVSRSYRTALASALEARLKHG
- a CDS encoding acyl-CoA thioesterase/bile acid-CoA:amino acid N-acyltransferase family protein, producing MRKRAGWGWLLCALAIPAMADVRVEVDDQHGRADRTPVIKVEGLAVAETVRLRLSMQDSRGQRWQSEAVLRADLRGQVDSTGSGSEQGSYRGIDAGGLIWSMQPQQGRASAMPLHWQRAADGMGFLPQTFELEVEQAGSVVARQTLQRHLMLPGVRVQRVDIGGREAHLYLPADRPARTRGPALVTLGGAEGGFEGGDQYAAWLASNGYIAVSIAWYRGPGVPKDLIDVPLETIADAVRWLQRQPGVDPQRVGLLGGSWGGIATMATAVHLPTLRAAVSWVGSPAPFRGIARDVAPADFRAVDRSPLSWQGKPLAWLPYREEVDWGRPGPQWAPALQAAMLPIETIAARTLWVGGGDDRLGDSGVMMAVAQRRLAEAGRGDRDRFLYYPDAGHLITPILQPSSHRHDVGPFLEVGGTAEGHARADREVGPAVLAFLAEAL
- a CDS encoding LysR family transcriptional regulator — protein: MTDLATGADRLDLLRTFLRIIDAGSLSAAAVQLGTTQPTVSRRLQALERQLGLRLLQRSTHGLQLTEDGLRCQRHAQRVVDEWESLQAELQGEPETLRGRLRVMVPHAFGQAQLLPTMLAFLARHPQLSLEWILEDRRPDFIAEGIDCAVRVGPVDEPRMVALPLAEVPRIVVAAPSLVQDTAVSSPEQAQSLPWISLVTYYRERLLLHDAQGRAHTLSISPRLLSDNLFVVQQAARSGLGAAVVSAWLVAEDLAQGRLVQLLPDWQAPALPVHVVFPAARQQPPRLRAFIDAMKAALPQLHGMRPAPH